The nucleotide sequence ACCCTCAAACCTTTCAAAAACCCCCGCCAAACAGGCCCTTTATTTTAAAGAAATCAATGAAGAGGCTTGATAAAAAAATTAAGGAATCATGTTGCAAACTTTACGGATCGGCATCGATTGGCGGACAAACGTGATCCGGTCAACAACTGTCCAGGTTACGGATATAGCCTCAGGGGGGACAACCCTTTCCGGAAGAATTCTCACTTCCAATGGTCATTCCCAGGGTTTCTTTGGCATGATCCAGCATATGTTGAAATCTCACAACAGGATTAAGCCGTGTCATATCGAACCTCGGCTTCTCTTGGGATAGCGTTTCCGCTTTCATGATTCCTGGACTGAACCCCTAGTTTGAGACAATGGCAATATCAAGTGTGCTAATTTTAGATTGTCTCAACAGAGGGGTTCACCCCACTTTTTGTGACTAAAAAGTGTCAGAGGGGGACGATAGAGTAACCCGGCTTATATACTTGATCCCAAGAACAGAGTTAGAAAGCTGTCATTGCGAACAAAGTGAAGCAATCTCAAGACTTTACAATAAGATTGCCACGCACCCTTCGGTGCTCGCAATGACATGATTAATAAGTGGGTGCGAAGTCTATCGCTGGTCTTGGGTTGATTTATCCAGGTGGCTTGGTACAATATTAAAAATGTAAGATGATAACTGTTTAGGTTGATGTCGATCAGATAAGTTAAAAAATGGAAATATAGAAAATGGTCAAAAAGATTAAAAAGAAAAAGGAGGTAGTTCCTGCCTCTAAAGTAAGGGCAAATTTACCGGTTTTGTTTCTTAAAGAAGAGGAATTGCTATGAAAAAAATATTTTTCGGATTTGGACTGTTGTGCCTTGTTTGCCTCTCTACAACTGCCCGCGCGCAAGTCGGCATTGATTTAAATCTCCATCTCGGCGACCGAGACGCGCCACAGCCCCCTATTGTGGTGGAGAGTCCGCCAGAAATGATTTATTTGGAGGGTTTGAGGGTTTATGTGGCGGTAGGAATTCCCAATGACCTTTTTTTCTATGACAATACTTACTACTATCACAACAATGGTATCTGGTACCGGTCTGGCTATTATAGAGGACCCTGGGCTCAGACAGATATGCGAAGAATACCGCCCGGCTTAAGAAAACACCGGATTGAGGAAGTACGTGAATTTCGTGAACATTCCTGGAGAGATTATAGAGAGCATTCGGATCATTTCGAAGGGAAACACTTCCGAGCCAAAGAGTTACGTGAAAAACATGACCGTGGGAGACACGATGGTGAAAAACATGGTCGTGGAAAACATGATGGCGAAAGAAATGATCGTGAAAGATAAGAGGGAACAAAATCGCCTGGAAATCAGTATACGCGACCCCATGATGATTCAATCGAAATAGAAAGAAACAACAAAACCAAATCACATGGATAGAATTCTATAATTTTTCTATTTTTTTATGATTTTAAAACGATAAAATTTTAAACAAATAGCCCGGCGCATCTCCCGGACGCCCATGCCCATTGAAAATTATAACCGCCCAACCATCCCGTTACATCAACCACCTCTCCGATAAAATAGAGCCCTTTTACATGTTTTGCTTCGAAGGTTTTTGAAGACAGTTCATCGGTATCCACCCCGCCTTTTGTGACTTCTGCGACGGGATAACCGCTTGTTCCGGAAGGGATAATCCGCCATTGATGGAATCTCGCGCTGATTGCTTCAATTTCCTTTTGATAATATTGTTTTACAGGCTTATTTTCACACGATAAAGCCAGCCATTGTTGGGCCAGACGTTTGGTGAGTCGCTCGCCGATCAGGTTTTTGAGTTCTGCTTTCGGCCGTTCCGTCTGCCACTTCTTGATGGCTTCTGCTAGATCGAAATCGGGAAGAAGATTGATGGTGATTGCATCGCCCGGTTCCCAGTAGTTTGAAATTTGCAGAATGGCAGGGCCGCTTAAACCTTTGTGTGTGAAAAGAATCGACTCTCGAAAGGCCTGTTCTTTACAGGAAACCAGGGCATCCGCAGAAGTTCCGGACAGGCCATTCGTCTCTTGCAAATCCCGTTGATTCAGGGTAAAGGAGACCAGGCCAGGCCGGCAGGGCCGTACCGCGAGACCAAACTGTTTCGCCACCCGATATCCAAAATCGGTCGCCCCCATTTTAGGGATGGATAATCCCCCTGTGGCGATCACCAATGATTCTGTGTGATAAGACCCCAGGTTGGTTTTAACGGTAAAATGGCTTTTTTCTGCGATGTTTCGTTGTTCAATTTTTTCAACAAAATTGTTTGTCTCAATTTGAACGCCGCCGAGCCGGCATTCCTCTAACAGAAGGGTGACGATGGCGGTTGACTTTCCATTACAGAAGAGCTGTCCCAATGTTTTTTCGTGATAGGGGATGCCATGTTTTTCAACCAATGCGATAAAGTCATGCGGTCCGAAACGGCTTAAGGCCGATTTGCAAAAATGAGGATTGCCGGAGAGATAATTTTCGGGTTCGACCTGAAGATTCGTGAAGTTACAGCGTCCCCCGCCGGAAATCAGGATTTTCTTTCCGACACGGTCTGCGTGATCTAAAAGGAGGACGCGGCGTCCCCTCTGGCCTGCGGTCAACGCGCACATGAGCCCTGCGGCACCGGCGCCGATGACGATCACATTAAAACGTTCCGTAACTTGTGAATGGGCGAAATTAGGGTCCGAAGACATTTATGGGTTCAGTCGAAAAGTTCGAAAATAGGCTTTCACCAGTGTCATAGTATCATCCGGGGTGGCCAACAAACAATGTTTTTGGAATGAAAAACCATATCGCTCCTCAAAAACGCCCTTCAATTTGGAACCCTACCATCCGTTCACTAAATCGCTAAAAAAACAGGACATTTCTACTTTGGCTGGACAGGGTCAGGAGAGCGCCTTGTGACAACGTTACGGATATGTTATTCTATATCTTGTTCTAACAAAGTGAATTTAAATCAAAAAGGAAGAATAGGAAGATTATGAGTGGTTTAGCTTTAGATCTTACGGCGATTTTTTTGCTTATCCTTGCGAGCGGTTTCTTTGCGTGTACCGAGATTGCCATCATCGCGGCCCGGAAGACCCAAATTAAGAAGTTAGCGGAAGAAGGGAACAAAAACGCGATTATTATTCATCGCTTTCATAAGGATATGGAAAGTTTTCTGGCCAGTGTTCAGATCGGCTTAACGATTATTCTTTCAACTGCAGGCGCAATCGGCGGGGTTGTTTCTGTCGAGGTGTTGAAGCCTGTTTTCGAGGAAATTCCCTATCCATTAGTTCAGCG is from Nitrospirota bacterium and encodes:
- a CDS encoding NAD(P)/FAD-dependent oxidoreductase — translated: MSSDPNFAHSQVTERFNVIVIGAGAAGLMCALTAGQRGRRVLLLDHADRVGKKILISGGGRCNFTNLQVEPENYLSGNPHFCKSALSRFGPHDFIALVEKHGIPYHEKTLGQLFCNGKSTAIVTLLLEECRLGGVQIETNNFVEKIEQRNIAEKSHFTVKTNLGSYHTESLVIATGGLSIPKMGATDFGYRVAKQFGLAVRPCRPGLVSFTLNQRDLQETNGLSGTSADALVSCKEQAFRESILFTHKGLSGPAILQISNYWEPGDAITINLLPDFDLAEAIKKWQTERPKAELKNLIGERLTKRLAQQWLALSCENKPVKQYYQKEIEAISARFHQWRIIPSGTSGYPVAEVTKGGVDTDELSSKTFEAKHVKGLYFIGEVVDVTGWLGGYNFQWAWASGRCAGLFV